A part of Caloenas nicobarica isolate bCalNic1 chromosome 10, bCalNic1.hap1, whole genome shotgun sequence genomic DNA contains:
- the ALPK3 gene encoding alpha-protein kinase 3 — protein MGSPRRALAGLYGRGSSNMDGAEEAESAAWASRPDRRSYLLGIRPQNRSTFCAIISQLTEETQPLFETTIKSRSVSEDSDAKFTCIVTGYPQPEVTWYKDDEEMDRYCGLPKYQIFRHGNRHTLQLYKCREEDAGIYQASARNNKGIVTCSGVLEVGTMTEFKIHQKWFDKIKRKAEAKLREIEQGKKRGKENVEVEKLQGMSPDRLQRKRRLARDLNLRSGASLWEKEDAAKVHVADSQSRLHDDIAEPKEQPVSAMTGFPNTLMAPLKAEVTTNGDASLEGVEENGYGFLAYIYETVEDLAGKPMAKDSAAKKKKKVEAPPAAKKEVSKREESGRERANPSPNARFAPPVPLRRNARLRAANDQEVESSPKIKEPGKAVNQDTKINGDVHFSLREMYFDNEVKPAAGQGEAGAKEEAADRAVSRQTQGSPSSAEVSKAAPVPSVGQRGHHQAQEAEGNKAAGPEVAATVGQSAGDPKHPVSAPTVETGQQAKKVEEVRKEAPVTPQTRGAGKRTNPRLRPQQPPKPPAPSPDHVQPSEEHPPPTKQAEGHSHALEGRETQQGLLKQEDKSQGEEEPLLKKSSPPELGQNAPLEQITHEPAIKDGTSKEAGAELLRSPHNAEAGGSVTAEPSPGAVRREAGGTSLGHQEPETPPPAPVPLAKEEPLPAPAAGMSVAQEAPCAAHGIPGGEETAEQVPTGVQLVAPASGDMEIKSAGGSAPQEEFSASTLGKESTKAVPVGPPGGGGGEQPATAPHQELPAPAGAFDRGAEVQPQVPLGLPTPERLQEMSLEEKMQHKNLVSSLKNYLLLLLKMSDSGKDSTKEDADPTVEEQPDAEVTLPEIGIAGLSPRTSRRVLEKVQNNQLFQTAENLPLTPRTSRRITGMINEEFITSKEMLAARPVPPKRRSRVAPEVEGPPQLSVPAIVVGSVPAAGAGQPPQNISNFPPVGPEKESPGDPLAVLPCATPEELASGARRKIYLPKTKQVGEEEEATPESPGHPKSPTVSPRQSRKNAALLPSPVPAPSPPAEQRSPALVRKMATLEVPKLYEEPTGDSAGDHEVPEDAKSEAQPAESKKANNPFKAPQVIRKIRAEQFSDASGHLKLWCQFFNILSDSKLMWYKDEIPVAEAQRSAGDEGQAALAIVQASQKDCGVYRCVISNEYGTDTTDFLLSPEVLSGFILREEIEVGEEIEMTPMVFAKGLADSGYWGDKLFGRVVSEDMEVGAGFLRKACRARAIYGLEPVFESGRTCVIKVHNFIVFGTKNENSLIEKNYDITIQECKIQNSSREYCKIFAAEARAVPDFGAVPEVIPLYLIYRPSNNIPYATMEEDLGGPCEQYCVTERDGRLVARGTSEIVLKCCTFQHWVYQWTNGNILVTDMEGVGWKMTNVRIATNLKGYQGLKESCFPSLLEQFAAAHQCNHYCSILGLKPLEPPKPKGSKSPSMGRKSAQSSPQLQKKGLASPQGTRKAAVSPKSSRRAAETGEAPAASKPGSEESIESGRPQ, from the exons GTGCCGAGAGGAAGACGCAGGCATTTACCAAGCCTCAGCCAGAAATAACAAAGGCATCGTCACCTGCTCTGGCGTGCTGGAAGTGGGAACCATGACAGAGTTTAAAATCCATCAGAAGTGGTTTGACAAAATTAAGAGGAAAGCCGAAGCGAAACTACGAGAGATAGAACAGGGCAAGAAGCGAGGGAAAGAGAACGTGGAGGTGGAGAAGTTGCAAGGAATGAGCCCCGATCGGCTCCAGCGGAAGCGGAGGCTGGCCAGGGATCTGAATCTCCGGTCTGGAGCTTCtctgtgggagaaggaggatgCAGCAAAAGTGCACGTTGCCGATTCTCAGTCCAGATTACATGACGATATTGCTGAGCCAAAGGAGCAGCCGGTCAGTGCGATGACGGGTTTTCCAAACACACTGATGGCACCTTTGAAAGCAGAGGTGACCACCAATGGAGACGCCTCTTTAGAAGGTGTGGAGGAGAACGGGTACGGCTTCCTTGCATACATCTACGAGACGGTAGAGGACCTAGCAGGTAAGCCAATGGCCAAAGACTCTgcagctaaaaagaaaaagaaggtggaggctcctccagcagcaaagAAGGAAGTTTCCAAGCGAGAAGAAAGTGGGCGCGAGAGGGCCAACCCCTCTCCAAATGCAAGGTttgcccctcctgtccccttaCGCAGGAACGCACGTTTGAGGGCGGCGAATGATCAAGAAGTGGAAAGCAGTCCGAAAATCAAAGAGCCTGGGAAAGCTGTGAATCAGGACACGAAAATCAATGGTGACGTGCACTTCTCTTTGAGAGAGATGTATTTTGATAACGAAGTGAAGCcggcagcagggcagggggaggcGGGAGCCAAGGAAGAGGCTGCAGACAGGGCGGTCAGCAGGCAGACACAGGGTTCTCCGTCGTCCGCAGAGGTGTCGAAGGCAGCACCTGTGCCGTCCGTGGGACAGAGAGGCCACCACCAAGCACAGGAGGCGGAGGGAAACAAAGCCGCCGGTCCAGAG GTTGCAGCAACAGTGGGACAGTCTGCTGGTGACCCAAAACATCCAGTGTCCGCTCCAACCGTAGAGACAGGTCAGCAAGCCAAGAAGGTAGAAGAGGTCAGGAAAGAGGCGCCTGTCACCCCACAGACCAGAGGGGCTGGGAAAAGGACAAATCCTCGGCTGAGGCCTCAGCAGccaccaaagccaccagcaCCTTCTCCAGATCACGTGCAGCCCAGCGAGGAGCACCCTCCCCCTACCAAACAGGCAGAAGGACATTCCCAtgctcttgagggcagagagaccCAACAAGGACTGTTAAAACAAGAGGACAAAAGCCAAGGTGAGGAAGAGCCGTTGCTAAAGAAATCGAGTCCTCCAGAGCTTGGACAAAATGCTCCTCTGGAGCAAATCACCCATGAGCCAGCAATCAAGGATGGGACGAGCAaagaggcaggagcagagctgctcaggagccCCCACAatgcagaggcaggagggagcgTCACAGCGGAGCCGTCTCCTGGGGCTGTAcgcagggaggcaggagggacatCTCTGGGACATCAGGAGCCTGAAACGCCACCTCCTGCGCCAGTTCCACTTGCCAAGGAAGAGCCGCTTCCCgctcctgcagcagggatgTCGGTGGCGCAGGAGGCACCGTGTGCAGCTCACGGCATCCCAGGCGGGGAGGAGACAGCAGAACAGGTCCCGACTGGGGTCCAGCTGGTGGCTCCTGCGAGCGGAGACATGGAAATCAAAAGTGCAGGTGGATCTGCCCCGCAGGAGGAGTTTTCAGCCAGCACATTGGGGAAAGAGAGCACCAAAGCAGTGCCCGTGGGACCTCCAggcgggggaggaggagagcaaCCGGCCACAGCTCCGCACCAGGAACTGCCAGCACCTGCAGGCGCTTTTGACAGAGGTGCTGAAGTTCAGCCGCAGGTACCACTGGGCCTGCCTACCCCCGAGAGACTTCAGGAGATGTCTTTGGAGGAGAAGATGCAGCACAAAAACCTTGTTTCCTCCTTGAAGAActatctgctgctgcttttaaaaatgtcgGACAGCGGTAAGGACTCCACGAAAGAAGACGCAGACCCCACGGTTGAGGAGCAGCCTGATGCAGAAGTCACACTCCCAGAGATAGGCATTGCAGGCCTGAGCCCCCGCACCTCCAGGAGAGTTTTGGAAAAGGTACAAAACAATCAGCTCTTTCAGACAGCAGAGAACTTGCCTCTGACCCCCAGGACATCCAGGCGGATCACGGGCATGATTAACGAGGAATTCATCACCAGCAAGGAGATGCTGGCTGCCAGGCCTGTGCCACCGAAGAGACGCAGCCGGGTGGCTCCTGAGGTGGAGGGGCCACCCCAGCTCTCTGTGCCAGCCATCGTGGTGGGCAGCGTgccggcagcaggagcagggcagcctcCTCAGAATATTTCCAATTTTCCTCCCGTGGGCCCCGAAAAAGAGAGCCCTGGTGACCCTCTGGCAGTGCTGCCTTGTGCCACGCCGGAGGAGCTTGCGTCCGGGGCCCGGCGCAAAATCTACCTGCCAAAAACCAAGCAggtgggggaggaagaggaggcaaCCCCAGAGAGCCCAGGGCACCCGAAAAGTCCTACAGTTTCACCACGACAATCCAGGAAGAACGCGGCCCTGCTGCCGTCGCCTGTCCCAGCTCCGTCCCCTCCCGCAGAGCAGCGCTCACCAGCCCTCGTGAGGAAGATGGCCACGCTGGAGGTTCCCAAGCTGTACGAGGAGCCCACGGGTGACAGCGCTGGTGACCACGAGGTCCCTGAAGATGCTAAGTCAGAAGCACAGCCAGCAGAATCCAAGAAAGCAAATAACCCATTTAAAG CTCCACAGGTGATCCGGAAGATCAGGGCAGAACAATTTTCTGACGCGTCAGGACACCTGAAACTTTGGTGTCAGTTCTTCAATATTTTGAGTGATTCGAAGCTGATGTGGTACAAGGACGAGATCCCTGTAGCAGAAGCCCAAAGGAG CGCCGGAGACGAGGGCCAGGCAGCCCTGGCCATTGTGCAGGCGTCCCAGAAGGACTGTGGGGTCTACCGCTGTGTGATCAGCAACGAGTACGGCACCGACACCACCGATTTCCTGCTCAGCCCAGAAG TGCTGTCGGGATTTATCTTGCGGGAAGAGATCGAAG TCGGGGAGGAGATCGAGATGACGCCCATGGTGTTCGCCAAGGGTTTGGCCGACTCAGGCTACTGGGGGGATAAGCTCTTCGGGCGCGTGGTGAGCGAGGACATGGAAGTGGGCGCTGGTTTCCTGCGCAAAGCCTGCCGTGCCAGAGCCATCTACGGCCTGGAGCCCGTCTTCGAGTCCGGCCGCACCTGTGTCATCAAAGTGCACAATTTCATTGTCTTTGGGACCAAGAACGAGAACAGCCTCATCGAGAAGAACTACGATATCACCATCCAG GAATGTAAAATCCAGAACTCCAGCCGCGAGTACTGCAAGATCTTTGCCGCTGAGGCACGAGCTGTCCCTGATTTTGGAGCGGTGCCTGA GGTAATTCCTCTGTATCTGATTTACCGACCATCAAACAACATCCCATACGCCACGATGGAGGAGGACCTGGGTGGGCCCTGTGAGCAGTACTGTGTCACTGAGAGAGATGGCAGATTGGTGGCACGAGGCACCTCGGAGATCGTACTCAAATGCTGCACCTTCCAGCATTGGGTCTACCAGTGGACAAATGGAAACATCCTTGTGACTGACATGGAAG GAGTGGGCTGGAAGATGACCAACGTGCGGATCGCTACCAACCTGAAAGG GTACCAGGGGCTGAAGGAGAGctgcttcccctccctgctgGAGCAATTCGCCGCCGCTCACCAATGTAACCACTACTGCAGCATCCTAGGCCTGAAGCCGCTGGAGCCACCCAAGCCCAAGGGCTCCAAGAGCCCCTCCATGGGTCGGAAATCTGCCCAGTCCAGCCCCCAGCTCCAGAAGAAGGGGCTGGCGAGTCCCCAGGGCACCCGCAAGGCTGCTGTGAGCCCCAAGAGCTCCCGGAGAGCTGCCGAAACAGGGGAGGCCCCAGCAGCCTCCAAACCCGGCTCAGAAGAGAGCATCGAGTCTGGTCGCCCGCAGTAG
- the LOC135992789 gene encoding sodium/nucleoside cotransporter 1-like, with product MEENHITLASLEKGTDNPAFSPLGEKRLSEESDGPHGESKEERRGEGERGSSSHHRKVLQSVSKAKCFCKAHAKVLRMVVLGLLGVAYLCYFIAACWLNFQRALALVVMTAVVAFFTCWSLFKKHCGARVLLLLSPVGKCFQRSWPWLKWLLWVALLGGLIAWLALDTSRNPEQLISLAGFCFLVLFLFACSKHHRAVSWRAVFWGLGLEFLFGLFVLRTTPGVQAFQWLGDQVQFFLGYTTAGSGFVFGNTLIQDVFAFQALPIIVFFSCMMSILYYLGIMQWLILKISWVLQVSMGTTPTETLSVAGNIFVGQTEAPLLIRPYLADMTHSEVHAVMTGGFSTIAGSVMGAYISFGIDAASLIAASVMAAPCALAMSKLVYPEVEESKFKGKASVYLASGEERNILEAASNGATTSVGLVSNIAANLIAFLAVLEFINAALRWFGGMVDIEGLSFQVICSYVLMPVAFLMGADWADSPLVAELLGIKIFLNEFVAYQQLATYKKNRLSGLEEWDGSRKQWISERAETIATFALCGFANLSSIGIMLGGLASLVPERKGDFASIVLRALLTGICVSMLNACLAGLLHVPTEVGDCVTFLSTTNFSSISYTTYRCCQQLFASSVLMNGTLSFSGAWAGLAQSVPCLAQCCGHYNHTSCTGTA from the exons ATGGAAGAAAACCACATAACCCTGGCCAGCCTTGAGAAGGGCACAGATAACCCGGCTTTCAGCCCCCTG GGAGAGAAGAGACTCTCTGAAGAAAGTGATGGTCCACATGGTGAAagcaaggaggagaggagaggagaaggggaaagggggtCCTCCTCCCACCACAG GAAGGTCCTGCAGTCGGTATCCAAGGCAAAGTGCTTCTGCAAGGCTCATGCCAAGGTGTTGAGAATGGTTGTCCTGGGGCTCCTTGGAGTAG CCTACCTGTGCTACTTCATTGCGGCCTGTTGGCTCAATTTCCAGCGAGCCCTTGCCTTGGTTGTCATGACTGCTGTGGTTGCCTTCTTCACCTGCTGGAGCCTCTTCAAGAAGCACTGTGGGGCAAGGGTATTGCTGCTCCTCAGCCCCGTTGGGAAATGCTTCCAGAGGTCCTGGCCGTGGCTGAAATG GCTGCTGTGGGTGGCCCTCTTGGGGGGCCTGATCGCGTGGTTGGCTTTGGACACCTCCAGAAATCCAGAGCAGCTCATCTCCTTAGCTGGATTCTGCTTTTTGGTGCTGTTCCTGTTCGCCTGCTCCAAGCACCACCGCGCA GTGTCCTGGAGAGCTGTCTTCTGGGGCCTTGGCTTGGAGTTCTTGTTTGGACTCTTTGTCCTCCGAACAACCCCCGGTGTCCAAGCTTTCCAGTGGCTGGGTGACCAGGTCCAG TTCTTCCTGGGCTACACCACAGCCGGCTCTGGCTTTGTCTTTGGGAACACGCTCATTCAAGATGTCTTTGCCTTTCAG GCTCTGCCCATCATTGTCTTCTTCAGTTGTATGATGTCCATCCTCTACTACCTCGGCATCATGCAGTGGCTCATTCTCAAG ATCTCCTGGGTCCTTCAGGTCTCGATGGGCACCACTCCCACTGAGACCCTGAGCGTGGCAGGGAACATTTTTGTGGGACAG ACCGAAGCCCCACTGCTCATCCGCCCATACCTTGCAGACATGACCCACTCAGAAGTCCATGCTGTGATGACTGGTGGCTTTTCCACCATCGCGGGCAGCGTGATGGGTGCCTACATCTCCTTTGGG ATAGACGCGGCGTCGCTGATCGCAGCCTCCGTGATGGCTGCGCCCTGCGCCCTTGCCATGTCCAAACTCGTCTACCCCGAGGTGGAGGAGTCCAAGTTCAAGGGCAAAGCCAGCGTCTACCTCGCCAGCGG GGAGGAGCGGAACATCCTGGAAGCTGCCAGCAACGGGGCGACCACCTCCGTGGGGCTTGTGAGCAACATCGCAGCCAACCTCATCGCCTtcttggcagtgctggagttCATCAACGCTGCCTTACGCTGGTTTGGGGGGATGGTGGACATTGAGGGGCTCTCCTTCCAG GTGATTTGCTCCTACGTCCTCATGCCCGTGGCCTTTCTCATGGGGGCAGACTGGGCAGACTCACCGCTGGTGGCCGAGCTCTTGGGGATCAAGATCTTCCTGAACGAGTTTGTGGCATACCAGCAGCTGGCCACGTACAAGAAGAATCGGCTGTCGGGCCTGGAGGAGTGGGACGGGAGCCGCAAGCAGTGGATATCT GAGCGAGCCGAGACCATCGCCACCTTTGCGCTCTGCGGGTTCGCCAACCTCAGCTCCATCGGGATCATGCTGGGAGGCCTGG cctccctggtGCCCGAGCGCAAGGGCGACTTCGCCTCCATCGTGCTGCGAGCGCTGCTCACCGGCATCTGCGTCTCCATGCTCAACGCCTGCCTGGCAG GTCTCCTTCACGTGCCAACAGAGGTGGGTGACTGCGTGACGTTCCTCAGCACCACCAACTTCAGCTCCATCAGCTACACCACCTAcaggtgctgccagcagctctttgccag CTCGGTGCTCATGAACGGGACGCTCTCCTTCAGCGGAGCCTGGGCCGGGCTGGCGCAGAGCGTGCCGTGCCTGGCGCAGTGCTGCGGGCACTACAACCACACGTCCTGCACAGGGACAGCCTAG